From a single Falco peregrinus isolate bFalPer1 chromosome 10, bFalPer1.pri, whole genome shotgun sequence genomic region:
- the LOC106112098 gene encoding zinc finger protein 501-like isoform X2 — translation MDVNADWDSENSICDTGEKRSRYSRKTTKQVGHTSSLQKEVDMNYSQTCSPCCNSAGPSGKQELPAELQCEDKETYETYQHRGESTAGVFVPSSTRFDLQCEDKDSEHCSSEQSKKPQNRLRDDSKNTILADVFDEDLEPVPEGALPYRCKKCGAAFQGMSELREHKRTHLVENSYRCPVCAKEFFRAANLRMHKLIHSSDRPHKCPECDKGFIRTADVWRHLRNVHKIERSMVILGNGMARNPWSIVHRNQHTVEYTDQPCAENQKSEEDDYNKPYACPTCGKGFDKPNLLSKHKVIHRQEKPYKCQECGMAFVQLLRLKRHQQTHSGERPFYCEECGGTFTRLASLQRHHRIHTGEKPYSCNYCGHSFTESGTLRRHERTHKLDKS, via the coding sequence ATGGATGTGAATGCGGACTGGGACTCTGAGAATAGCATTTGTGACACAGGTGAGAAGCGTTCACGTTATTCCAGAAAGACCACTAAGCAGGTGGGCCACACATCTAGCCTCCAGAAGGAGGTAGACATGAATTACTCGCAGACATGCAGTCCGTGTTGCAACTCTGCTGGACCTTCAGGTAAGCAGGAgcttcctgcagagctgcagtgcgAAGACAAAGAAACCTATGAGACCTACCAGCATCGAGGTGAGAGTACAGCTGGGGTATTCGTCCCCTCCAGTACCAGGTTTGACCTGCAGTGTGAAGATAAAGATTCAGAGCACTGTTCCTCTGAGCAGTCCAAGAAACCACAGAACAGACTACGTGACGATAGCAAAAATACCATTCTTGCTGATGTGTTCGATGAGGACCTGGAGCCTGTCCCCGAGGGAGCTCTGCCGTATCGGTGCAAGAAGTGTGGTGCTGCTTTCCAGGGTATGAGCGAGCTGCGGGAACATAAGCGAACTCACCTTGTGGAAAACTCATACCGATGTCCTGTCTGTGCCAAAGAGTTCTTCCGTGCGGCAAATTTGCGAATGCACAAGCTCATTCATTCTAGTGACAGGCCACACAAATGTCCAGAGTGTGACAAGGGTTTCATTCGCACAGCCGATGTCTGGAGGCACCTACGCAACGTGCACAAGATAGAGCGCTCCATGGTGATCTTGGGAAACGGCATGGCTAGGAACCCGTGGTCGATAGTGCACCGTAACCAGCACACTGTTGAGTACACTGATCAGCCTTGTGCAGAGAACCAGAAGTCTGAGGAAGATGACTATAATAAACCTTATGCCTGTCCAACATGCGGCAAAGGTTTCGATAAGCCTAACCTGCTTTCCAAACACAAGGTGATCCACCGGCAAGAGAAGCCCTATAAGTGTCAGGAATGTGGCATGGCATTCGTCCAGCTGCTCAGGCTGAAAAGACACCAGCAGACTCACTCTGGGGAGCGTCCCTTCTATTGTGAGGAGTGTGGAGGGACGTTCACGCGGCTGGCATCGCTCCAACGCCATCACCGCATTCATACTGGAGAGAAGCCCTACTCTTGCAATTACTGTGGTCATTCATTCACTGAGTCAGGTACCCTACGGAGGCATGAGCGCACACACAAATTGGACAAATCTTAA
- the LOC106112098 gene encoding zinc finger protein 479-like isoform X1, giving the protein MDVNADWDSENSICDTGEKRSRYSRKTTKQVGHTSSLQKEVDMNYSQTCSPCCNSAGPSGKQELPAELQCEDKETYETYQHRGESTAGVFVPSSTRFDLQCEDKDSEHCSSEQSKKPQNRLRDDSKNTILADVFDEDLEPVPEGALPYRCKKCGAAFQGMSELREHKRTHLVENSYRCPVCAKEFFRAANLRMHKLIHSSDRPHKCPECDKGFIRTADVWRHLRNVHKIERSMVILGNGMARNPWSIVHRNQHTVEYTDQPCAENQKSEEDDYNKPYACPTCGKGFDKPNLLSKHKVIHRQEKPYKCQECGMAFVQLLRLKRHQQTHSGERPFYCEECGGTFTRLASLQRHHRIHTGEKPYSCNYCGHSFTESDTSAGMAGPRVPYAFATAVSETSPNSPLQILLADCVQTFKT; this is encoded by the exons ATGGATGTGAATGCGGACTGGGACTCTGAGAATAGCATTTGTGACACAGGTGAGAAGCGTTCACGTTATTCCAGAAAGACCACTAAGCAGGTGGGCCACACATCTAGCCTCCAGAAGGAGGTAGACATGAATTACTCGCAGACATGCAGTCCGTGTTGCAACTCTGCTGGACCTTCAGGTAAGCAGGAgcttcctgcagagctgcagtgcgAAGACAAAGAAACCTATGAGACCTACCAGCATCGAGGTGAGAGTACAGCTGGGGTATTCGTCCCCTCCAGTACCAGGTTTGACCTGCAGTGTGAAGATAAAGATTCAGAGCACTGTTCCTCTGAGCAGTCCAAGAAACCACAGAACAGACTACGTGACGATAGCAAAAATACCATTCTTGCTGATGTGTTCGATGAGGACCTGGAGCCTGTCCCCGAGGGAGCTCTGCCGTATCGGTGCAAGAAGTGTGGTGCTGCTTTCCAGGGTATGAGCGAGCTGCGGGAACATAAGCGAACTCACCTTGTGGAAAACTCATACCGATGTCCTGTCTGTGCCAAAGAGTTCTTCCGTGCGGCAAATTTGCGAATGCACAAGCTCATTCATTCTAGTGACAGGCCACACAAATGTCCAGAGTGTGACAAGGGTTTCATTCGCACAGCCGATGTCTGGAGGCACCTACGCAACGTGCACAAGATAGAGCGCTCCATGGTGATCTTGGGAAACGGCATGGCTAGGAACCCGTGGTCGATAGTGCACCGTAACCAGCACACTGTTGAGTACACTGATCAGCCTTGTGCAGAGAACCAGAAGTCTGAGGAAGATGACTATAATAAACCTTATGCCTGTCCAACATGCGGCAAAGGTTTCGATAAGCCTAACCTGCTTTCCAAACACAAGGTGATCCACCGGCAAGAGAAGCCCTATAAGTGTCAGGAATGTGGCATGGCATTCGTCCAGCTGCTCAGGCTGAAAAGACACCAGCAGACTCACTCTGGGGAGCGTCCCTTCTATTGTGAGGAGTGTGGAGGGACGTTCACGCGGCTGGCATCGCTCCAACGCCATCACCGCATTCATACTGGAGAGAAGCCCTACTCTTGCAATTACTGTGGTCATTCATTCACTGAGTCAG ATACCTCTGCCGGGATGGCTGGACCCCGCGTACCATATGCATTCGCTACAGCTGTGAGTGAGACTTCTCCAAACTCCCCTCTGCAG ATTTTGCTGGCTGACTGTGTACAGACCTTTAAGACATGA